A stretch of the Paenibacillus dendritiformis genome encodes the following:
- a CDS encoding ABC transporter substrate-binding protein, with amino-acid sequence MRRKWKAAILLLIVITLLGGCFAEKPALEELGADGVGKIKVLSYDEGYFYREYGNTFNAKYPNIEFEVISTISIQKDMKENGTTYEEEYLKLVEKHKPDVIMVGSASFEKLAREGKLYNLDPVIEQDKFDLDGYLPGLIDMLREPGGGSLYGLAPNFNTSVVYYNADLFRELHIEPPRNQMSWTELLELSSRFAGLGSGDDRIYGLSDEYGFADDLLFTFARSSSLRLLDAKGEKINFDTERWREALEVTANAIIGHTVYTAPLKPIDSGTILHSRTEQFFQGKLAMMIGSSSLIGDLRNRSKDKNGKEVNWDFVTGPVDPAAPEESGFAYVYDIYGIAADSPNKRAAWEFVKYMNGPEMAKAKSRSFRGDLPTRVDYMKEVDGKSMEPFYMLRPKALSAYLWRGLDREFLSGFRMNFSQLVLKELKEMVENGKSAEEAAAAIESEGNALLKQAREAVKAKKEKTGKK; translated from the coding sequence TTGAGACGGAAATGGAAAGCTGCCATTCTGCTGCTGATTGTGATTACTTTGCTCGGGGGCTGCTTTGCCGAGAAGCCGGCGCTTGAAGAGCTGGGGGCGGATGGTGTAGGTAAAATTAAAGTTCTCTCTTATGATGAGGGCTACTTTTATAGGGAATATGGAAACACCTTCAATGCGAAGTATCCCAATATTGAATTCGAAGTCATTAGCACGATCTCCATCCAAAAGGATATGAAAGAAAACGGAACGACCTATGAGGAAGAGTATCTCAAATTGGTGGAGAAACATAAGCCGGATGTCATTATGGTCGGTTCAGCCAGCTTCGAGAAGCTGGCGCGGGAGGGCAAGCTGTACAATCTGGATCCGGTGATTGAGCAGGACAAGTTCGATCTTGACGGATATTTGCCCGGACTCATCGATATGCTTCGGGAGCCCGGTGGCGGCTCATTATACGGCTTGGCTCCGAACTTCAATACGTCGGTCGTCTACTATAACGCCGATCTGTTCCGGGAGCTTCATATTGAACCGCCGCGCAATCAGATGAGCTGGACAGAATTGCTCGAATTGTCGAGTCGCTTCGCTGGCCTCGGTTCCGGGGACGATCGGATTTATGGTCTCTCGGATGAATACGGCTTTGCCGACGACTTGCTTTTTACGTTCGCAAGGAGCTCATCGTTACGATTGCTGGACGCGAAGGGGGAGAAGATCAACTTCGATACGGAGAGATGGAGAGAGGCGTTGGAGGTGACAGCCAACGCGATTATCGGCCACACGGTCTATACGGCTCCTCTGAAGCCGATCGATTCAGGCACGATCCTTCATTCGCGGACCGAGCAGTTTTTCCAGGGCAAACTGGCGATGATGATCGGATCATCCTCGCTCATCGGCGATCTCCGCAACCGATCGAAGGATAAAAACGGAAAAGAAGTCAATTGGGACTTCGTTACCGGGCCTGTCGATCCGGCTGCCCCGGAGGAATCCGGTTTCGCGTACGTCTACGATATTTATGGGATTGCGGCCGATTCTCCGAACAAGCGGGCTGCCTGGGAGTTCGTGAAGTATATGAACGGTCCGGAAATGGCGAAGGCCAAGTCCCGTTCCTTCCGGGGAGACCTGCCGACAAGGGTGGACTACATGAAAGAGGTCGACGGCAAAAGCATGGAGCCTTTCTATATGCTGCGGCCGAAGGCATTGAGCGCGTACTTATGGCGGGGGCTCGACCGTGAATTCCTGTCCGGCTTCCGTATGAACTTCTCGCAACTGGTCCTCAAGGAATTGAAGGAGATGGTCGAGAACGGGAAGTCTGCGGAGGAAGCGGCGGCCGCCATCGAGAGCGAGGGCAACGCGCTCCTCAAGCAGGCGCGGGAAGCGGTCAAGGCGAAGAAGGAGAAGACCGGGAAGAAGTAG
- a CDS encoding ABC transporter substrate-binding protein — MKRKWKVSILMLAVISLLGGCFGGKPALEELDSEGKGKIKVLYYDEGSFYSDYGNNFNVKYPNIEFEVISTGTIYQDMQENGTSYEEEYLKFIEKHKPDVIMTSSDSFEKLVQEGKLYNLDTVIEQEKFDLDGYIPGLVDMLRERGGGSLYGLAPYFHASVIYYNADMFREHHIDPPRNQMSWKELLELSSRFAGLGSGDDQIYGLADEFGQADAMLFNVALSSSLRLFDAKGEKITFNTDGWKEAMELTAKAIRDKGIYTASLEPEKENTMYYLQTEQFFKGKVAMILGSSWLMSNLRNQAVYAGDSEKINWGFVTAPVDPAAPEESAFTMLSSIYAIAADSPNKRAAWEFVKFVNGPEMAKAASRSFRGELPTRADAMKEVDGKSMEPFYMLRPKASSGSLWGGTSVNIPDRFRMTFSTIIIKELKAMVENGKSAEEAVAVIETEGNAALQEARQAAKAKEQAGKK, encoded by the coding sequence ATGAAAAGGAAATGGAAGGTTTCCATACTGATGCTTGCTGTGATTTCTTTGCTGGGGGGCTGCTTCGGCGGGAAGCCCGCGCTTGAAGAGTTGGACTCCGAGGGCAAGGGGAAAATTAAAGTACTCTATTATGACGAGGGCAGCTTTTATAGCGATTACGGGAACAACTTCAATGTGAAGTATCCCAATATTGAGTTCGAGGTCATCAGCACGGGGACAATCTATCAGGATATGCAGGAAAACGGGACGAGCTATGAGGAGGAATATCTCAAATTTATCGAGAAGCACAAGCCGGATGTCATTATGACGAGTTCGGACAGCTTCGAGAAGCTGGTGCAGGAAGGGAAGCTGTACAATCTGGACACGGTAATCGAGCAGGAGAAATTCGATCTGGACGGATATATACCCGGACTCGTCGATATGCTTCGGGAACGCGGCGGCGGCTCGCTATACGGCTTGGCTCCGTACTTTCATGCCTCGGTCATCTACTATAATGCCGATATGTTCCGAGAACATCATATTGACCCGCCGCGCAATCAGATGAGCTGGAAAGAATTGCTCGAATTGTCGAGCCGCTTCGCGGGCCTCGGTTCCGGGGACGATCAGATTTATGGTTTGGCTGATGAGTTCGGCCAAGCCGACGCCATGCTTTTTAATGTGGCACTCAGTTCGTCGCTCCGGTTGTTCGACGCGAAGGGAGAGAAGATCACGTTCAACACGGACGGCTGGAAGGAAGCGATGGAACTGACAGCCAAGGCGATTCGCGACAAGGGGATCTATACAGCTTCACTGGAGCCGGAAAAAGAAAATACGATGTATTATTTGCAGACCGAGCAGTTCTTCAAAGGCAAAGTCGCGATGATACTGGGATCGAGCTGGCTCATGAGCAATCTTCGGAATCAGGCGGTGTATGCCGGCGACAGTGAAAAGATCAATTGGGGTTTTGTGACGGCGCCCGTCGATCCGGCTGCGCCGGAGGAGTCCGCCTTTACCATGTTGAGTTCCATCTATGCGATCGCGGCCGATTCCCCGAACAAGCGGGCGGCTTGGGAGTTCGTGAAGTTCGTGAACGGTCCGGAAATGGCGAAGGCCGCTTCCCGTTCCTTCCGGGGCGAACTGCCGACTAGGGCGGACGCGATGAAAGAAGTGGACGGCAAAAGCATGGAACCCTTCTATATGCTGCGGCCGAAGGCATCGAGCGGTTCCTTATGGGGGGGGACGAGCGTTAATATCCCGGACAGATTCCGCATGACCTTCTCGACCATTATCATTAAGGAATTGAAGGCGATGGTCGAGAACGGAAAGAGCGCGGAGGAGGCCGTGGCCGTGATCGAGACAGAGGGGAATGCAGCTCTTCAGGAGGCCCGGCAGGCGGCCAAAGCGAAGGAGCAGGCCGGGAAGAAATAA
- a CDS encoding ABC transporter substrate-binding protein: protein MLEELGEDGAGKLKVMSYSEALFYEEYGNQFHIKYPNIQFEVVSIQEIYKDMDELSLSYQEAFMRFVEKNKPDVIMCDYGQFEQLIQEDKLYNLDAIIAEETFDLDGYLPGVIDVLRETGGGSLYGLAPTLDTAAVFYNAELFRDHHIEPPRNKMTWQELLELSERFAAIDSGEESLYGLSEQYASPAMLFYEIAETLSLRLVDAKGEKVIFNTDGWKEVLEMVSGAIRSHALHAPTPKPDSDTPVPMLTDSPFFRGKAAMVIGNFFFFTDLRNRPQYDKDAQKIDWGVVTVPVDPQFPDVSPPIRPATIFAIPADSPNKRAAWEFVKHVNGPEKAKEESRTLGRGLPARSEFFTEVDGKNIEALYMLKPKGKWGLWGESERDIPSSFFPSMYDLLEREIMAVADGKKTVEEAAAAIEREGNEALKQARKAAEMKREAARQKSGEDAGSAPQEDQEGAAEGV, encoded by the coding sequence GTGCTGGAGGAGCTGGGGGAAGACGGCGCGGGGAAGCTGAAGGTCATGTCTTACAGCGAAGCGTTATTTTATGAGGAATACGGCAATCAGTTTCATATCAAGTATCCCAATATTCAGTTCGAAGTCGTGAGCATCCAGGAGATCTATAAGGATATGGATGAGCTGTCTCTCAGCTATCAGGAAGCCTTCATGAGGTTCGTCGAAAAAAACAAGCCGGATGTCATTATGTGTGATTACGGCCAATTCGAGCAGTTGATTCAGGAGGACAAGCTGTATAATCTGGATGCGATTATCGCCGAGGAGACATTCGATCTCGATGGGTACTTGCCCGGGGTCATCGATGTGCTTCGGGAGACCGGCGGCGGCTCGTTATACGGACTCGCCCCGACGCTGGATACCGCGGCGGTCTTCTATAACGCCGAGCTGTTCCGGGATCATCATATCGAGCCTCCGCGGAATAAGATGACCTGGCAAGAGCTGTTGGAATTGTCGGAGCGCTTCGCGGCGATCGATTCCGGAGAGGAGAGCTTGTATGGCTTGTCCGAGCAGTACGCCTCGCCCGCCATGTTGTTCTATGAGATCGCGGAGACATTGTCGCTTCGTCTCGTCGATGCGAAGGGGGAGAAGGTCATCTTCAATACGGATGGCTGGAAGGAAGTGCTGGAGATGGTGAGCGGGGCCATCCGGAGCCATGCGCTTCACGCTCCGACTCCGAAGCCGGATTCGGATACACCCGTTCCCATGCTCACGGATTCGCCGTTCTTTCGCGGCAAAGCCGCGATGGTCATCGGCAACTTCTTCTTCTTCACGGATCTGCGCAACCGGCCCCAATATGATAAGGACGCACAAAAAATCGATTGGGGCGTCGTGACCGTCCCCGTCGATCCGCAATTCCCGGACGTGTCGCCTCCTATTAGACCGGCCACGATCTTCGCGATTCCGGCGGATTCCCCGAACAAGCGGGCAGCCTGGGAATTCGTGAAGCATGTGAACGGCCCGGAAAAGGCGAAGGAGGAATCGCGGACGCTGGGCAGGGGACTTCCGGCAAGAAGCGAGTTCTTCACCGAAGTGGACGGAAAGAACATCGAGGCATTATATATGCTGAAGCCAAAAGGAAAATGGGGACTCTGGGGCGAATCGGAACGCGACATTCCGAGCTCATTCTTCCCTTCCATGTATGACCTGCTGGAGCGAGAAATTATGGCGGTCGCTGACGGCAAGAAAACGGTCGAAGAAGCGGCCGCTGCCATCGAACGCGAAGGCAATGAGGCGCTGAAGCAAGCGCGGAAGGCGGCGGAGATGAAGCGGGAGGCCGCGAGGCAGAAGAGCGGCGAAGACGCAGGCTCGGCGCCGCAAGAGGACCAGGAAGGGGCGGCCGAAGGCGTGTAA
- a CDS encoding ABC transporter ATP-binding protein — MESLLHIERLTGGYSVGRPVLHDINFTVEAGQMIGLIGLNGAGKSTTMKHILGLLEPQSGKVTLQGRTLAEAPEQYRAALAYVPETPLLYDALTVREHLVWTATAYGVDKERFEQRAAELAQLFQMEPHLDKAAQHLSKGMKQKTMLMCAFAVRPPLYIIDEPFLGLDPLGIRSLLQYMKSVKEEGAALLVSSHILSTIEHYCDGFVLLHQGRVLGAGSQEELRKQWSGHSGRPAEERLEDLFYTWVTEAQEGGERPWNG, encoded by the coding sequence ATGGAATCTTTATTACATATTGAAAGGTTGACCGGCGGCTACAGTGTCGGCAGACCCGTTCTCCACGATATTAACTTCACGGTCGAAGCCGGCCAGATGATCGGATTGATCGGGCTGAACGGCGCCGGGAAGAGCACGACGATGAAGCATATTCTCGGGCTGCTTGAACCGCAGTCCGGCAAGGTAACGCTTCAGGGACGTACGCTGGCGGAAGCGCCGGAGCAGTACCGGGCGGCATTGGCGTACGTTCCCGAGACCCCGCTGCTGTATGACGCCTTGACCGTGCGTGAGCATCTGGTCTGGACGGCCACCGCTTATGGGGTGGACAAGGAACGATTCGAGCAGCGGGCGGCCGAGCTCGCGCAGTTGTTCCAGATGGAGCCGCATCTGGATAAGGCGGCTCAGCATCTATCCAAGGGCATGAAGCAGAAGACGATGCTGATGTGCGCATTTGCGGTTCGCCCTCCGCTCTATATCATTGACGAGCCGTTCCTTGGCCTTGATCCGCTCGGCATCCGTTCGCTGCTTCAATATATGAAGAGCGTCAAGGAAGAAGGGGCGGCGCTGCTCGTCAGCTCGCATATTTTGTCCACGATCGAGCATTATTGCGACGGCTTCGTCCTGCTGCATCAAGGAAGAGTGCTTGGCGCGGGCAGCCAGGAGGAGCTGCGGAAGCAGTGGAGCGGCCACTCCGGCCGGCCTGCCGAAGAGCGGCTGGAGGATCTCTTCTATACGTGGGTGACCGAAGCGCAGGAGGGCGGTGAGCGTCCATGGAACGGATAA
- a CDS encoding ABC transporter permease — MERITPREADGTAPFDAGRLWEERRQRFWRQVIPYLGYVAQSGLAVVLVLGFITGTAFYANYLEHIPPGFPVRELVLLLVAPATAYMTYRTFLEPPDLVFLLRLEGRLGGYMKRSIRYSLIPRMLLPLMVWTVLWPLYHRADPEAKHFALMLAVILLLKSVVAVGSWGERQMSDPSIRRASRWLRYAWVWGSMASWLWLSVPAAALITGAAGLGYIGWTVTRSRLRFPWERHIEAERVHASRVFLFLSNFVDIAVTEERRHMRPWLKRFGDRHAYRPQAADRYMLAKTFARSELLGILMRLVVIGLLALLWVRDSVWSAAAYGLFLLVIGAQLHTLFTYHRHDVMRSIYPLPAHARHEAALRMSTAIHLICAIVLLIPIWLGAAAWSFKGAAAAGGFALVLLFRLKRAKRRADDEEA; from the coding sequence ATGGAACGGATAACCCCCCGGGAAGCGGACGGAACCGCTCCGTTCGACGCCGGCCGGTTATGGGAGGAGCGCCGGCAGCGGTTTTGGAGGCAGGTCATTCCTTATTTAGGGTATGTCGCACAGAGCGGCCTGGCCGTTGTGCTCGTCTTGGGATTTATAACCGGGACGGCATTTTACGCCAACTATCTGGAGCACATTCCGCCCGGCTTCCCGGTACGCGAGCTGGTGCTGCTTCTGGTCGCTCCGGCGACGGCTTACATGACCTACCGCACGTTCCTGGAGCCGCCGGATCTGGTCTTCCTGCTGCGGTTGGAAGGGCGGCTCGGCGGTTACATGAAGCGGAGCATCCGCTACAGTCTCATCCCGAGAATGCTGCTGCCGCTGATGGTATGGACCGTGCTGTGGCCGTTATACCATCGGGCGGACCCGGAAGCGAAGCATTTTGCGCTGATGCTGGCCGTCATCTTGCTGCTGAAGAGCGTCGTTGCCGTCGGAAGCTGGGGAGAACGGCAGATGAGCGATCCGTCCATCCGCAGAGCGAGCCGATGGCTTCGCTATGCTTGGGTCTGGGGATCCATGGCGAGCTGGCTGTGGCTCAGCGTTCCGGCGGCGGCGCTGATTACGGGAGCTGCGGGACTAGGCTATATCGGCTGGACGGTTACCCGGAGCAGGCTCCGTTTTCCATGGGAACGCCACATCGAGGCGGAGCGGGTTCATGCGAGCCGGGTCTTTCTGTTCCTCTCGAACTTCGTCGACATCGCCGTCACGGAAGAACGCCGGCATATGCGGCCTTGGCTGAAGCGGTTCGGCGACCGTCATGCTTATCGGCCCCAAGCGGCTGACCGTTATATGCTGGCGAAGACATTCGCCCGCAGCGAGCTGCTGGGCATTCTGATGCGGCTCGTCGTCATCGGCCTGCTCGCCTTATTGTGGGTCCGGGATTCCGTCTGGAGCGCCGCGGCCTACGGGCTGTTCCTGCTCGTGATCGGAGCCCAGCTTCATACCTTGTTCACGTATCACCGGCATGACGTCATGCGGAGCATTTATCCGCTGCCTGCTCACGCCCGGCACGAAGCCGCGCTGCGAATGAGCACCGCCATCCATCTAATCTGCGCCATCGTTCTGCTGATCCCGATCTGGCTGGGAGCTGCGGCTTGGAGCTTCAAGGGAGCCGCCGCGGCGGGCGGATTCGCGCTCGTGCTGTTGTTCCGGCTCAAGCGCGCCAAGCGGCGAGCGGACGATGAGGAAGCATAG
- the glpX gene encoding class II fructose-bisphosphatase, with amino-acid sequence MDRQLSLECVRVTEAAALASAQWIGRGRSDEADDAATRMMRSMFASVPIRGTVVIGEGEMDEAPMLAIGESVGSGEGSEADVAVDPVEGTELVAKGLNGALSVIAVADRGQLLHAPDMYMRKLACGPRLRGHLHLDDPLEWTVRKAATVLGRDVSELTVSILDRERHADEIAALRRAGVRLKLLEAGDVAGALATAFTESGVDLYVGSGGAPEGVLAAAALRCMGGEMQARLMPADEEEWNRCLAMGVHPPDRLLHTEDLCGRGDVIFAATGITPGDVLQGVRNTSGNYAETHSLVLRSKTGTLRFVRTLHAMDPCSLQPDAAVPEVASASADRRSDAM; translated from the coding sequence ATGGATCGACAATTAAGTCTGGAATGTGTTCGCGTGACCGAAGCGGCGGCCCTGGCATCGGCGCAATGGATTGGCAGGGGGCGTTCCGATGAGGCGGATGACGCGGCGACCCGCATGATGCGCAGCATGTTCGCTTCGGTTCCGATTCGAGGTACGGTGGTGATCGGTGAAGGGGAAATGGACGAGGCGCCGATGCTCGCCATCGGAGAATCGGTCGGATCCGGGGAAGGCTCGGAAGCGGATGTCGCGGTAGACCCCGTCGAAGGAACGGAATTGGTAGCCAAAGGATTGAACGGAGCGTTGTCCGTCATCGCGGTAGCCGACCGGGGGCAATTGCTCCATGCGCCCGATATGTATATGCGCAAGCTGGCCTGCGGCCCGCGGCTTAGAGGCCATCTCCATCTGGATGATCCGCTCGAATGGACCGTGCGGAAGGCAGCCACCGTCTTGGGGCGCGATGTATCGGAGTTGACGGTGTCCATTCTCGATCGGGAGCGTCATGCCGACGAGATCGCCGCCCTGCGGCGCGCCGGCGTCCGGCTGAAGCTGCTCGAGGCGGGCGATGTGGCAGGTGCGCTGGCCACGGCCTTCACGGAGTCCGGCGTCGATCTCTATGTCGGCTCGGGCGGCGCCCCGGAAGGCGTCCTGGCCGCAGCCGCTCTGCGCTGCATGGGCGGAGAAATGCAGGCTCGACTTATGCCGGCCGACGAAGAGGAATGGAACCGGTGCCTCGCGATGGGAGTTCATCCGCCCGATCGGCTGCTGCATACGGAGGATCTGTGCGGGCGCGGCGACGTCATCTTCGCGGCGACCGGGATCACGCCGGGGGATGTGCTGCAAGGAGTGCGGAACACGTCGGGCAATTACGCGGAGACGCACTCGCTCGTCCTGCGTTCGAAGACCGGAACTCTGCGCTTCGTCCGCACGCTGCACGCGATGGATCCCTGCTCTTTGCAGCCGGATGCCGCTGTCCCGGAGGTCGCGTCTGCCTCGGCAGACAGACGCTCCGATGCGATGTAG
- a CDS encoding GapA-binding peptide SR1P produces MEQTQCKPLLGVILCKQCNRFIAEQDTERVTVYYMDCKSHGCHEDAAQEREVQHLEV; encoded by the coding sequence ATGGAACAAACCCAATGCAAGCCGTTATTGGGCGTTATTCTATGCAAACAATGCAACCGGTTTATCGCAGAACAGGATACGGAGCGGGTAACGGTCTATTACATGGACTGCAAATCACATGGCTGTCACGAGGATGCGGCGCAGGAAAGAGAGGTACAGCACCTTGAAGTCTAG
- a CDS encoding phosphoenolpyruvate protein kinase, which translates to MKSSAQPAWHQEAEWSEGGQATYFRLIRRTGSAWGHLWDEDRSGQRAAFSRTVTRCWKRSDIQMALSQEAADILLTAGAEPLLTPERIRLVREVLQAANAPEQDAALNKLVPFMTSEYESFIKTASSSRPVHLYIVLADARLKEALPSLTDIEQRMEVLQRLAAESEGRSPDKLNQQWFVLRRWKEWHLADEDRKPAFISDAVPDWIDMQAEALFRAVDRCYRTGSKAHVTVMLRSHPDAWDKHVRMARSAAEQIMGETAKRSGPLVGLWITGDEAGGYEDERIAEADIVWRCSFSPY; encoded by the coding sequence TTGAAGTCTAGTGCGCAGCCGGCATGGCATCAGGAAGCGGAATGGAGCGAGGGCGGGCAGGCAACGTATTTTCGTCTCATTCGCCGCACCGGTTCCGCGTGGGGACACCTATGGGATGAAGACAGATCAGGGCAGAGAGCGGCGTTCAGCCGAACGGTCACGCGCTGCTGGAAGCGTTCAGACATTCAAATGGCGCTCAGCCAGGAAGCCGCCGACATCTTGCTCACCGCGGGCGCGGAGCCGCTCTTGACGCCGGAACGAATCCGGCTGGTAAGGGAGGTGCTGCAGGCAGCCAACGCGCCTGAGCAAGACGCCGCGCTTAACAAGCTGGTTCCGTTCATGACGTCGGAATATGAGTCTTTCATCAAGACGGCTTCATCATCCCGCCCCGTGCACCTATATATCGTTCTGGCGGATGCCCGCTTGAAGGAAGCGCTGCCGAGCCTGACGGATATTGAGCAGCGGATGGAAGTGCTGCAGCGTCTGGCCGCCGAATCGGAAGGGCGCAGTCCTGATAAGCTGAATCAGCAGTGGTTCGTGCTGCGCCGTTGGAAGGAATGGCATCTCGCCGACGAGGACCGGAAGCCGGCGTTCATCTCGGACGCCGTGCCGGATTGGATAGACATGCAGGCCGAGGCGCTGTTCCGGGCGGTCGATCGCTGTTACCGGACCGGCAGCAAAGCTCATGTCACCGTCATGCTCCGGTCTCATCCGGACGCATGGGATAAGCATGTCCGCATGGCCCGGTCTGCCGCCGAGCAGATTATGGGAGAGACGGCCAAGCGAAGCGGTCCGTTAGTCGGCCTCTGGATTACGGGCGATGAAGCGGGGGGATATGAAGATGAGCGGATTGCGGAAGCCGATATCGTATGGAGATGTTCCTTCTCCCCTTATTGA
- a CDS encoding helix-turn-helix transcriptional regulator has product MSKEKGGCAIQLTPRQSEIVQLVQRSAPITGEQIAEQLGISRPTIRSDLSVLVMLGYLDAKPKVGYFPGNITAGAPSEPLNIRVQDVQSMPIIVRDTSTVHDAVVTLFLENVGSLIVADDEGMLLGVVSRKDLLKVTLGNAVAGTMPVSFVMTRTPLITVKPEDSIIEAAKKLDEHDIDTLPVVVQRGDASNDKWEVVGRISKTTILKVFLRQMKGR; this is encoded by the coding sequence TTGTCGAAGGAAAAGGGGGGATGCGCCATTCAACTCACGCCGCGCCAATCAGAGATCGTACAGCTCGTGCAACGATCCGCGCCGATTACCGGCGAGCAGATCGCAGAGCAGCTCGGGATCAGCAGGCCGACGATTCGATCCGATCTTTCCGTGCTTGTCATGCTGGGGTATTTGGATGCCAAGCCGAAGGTCGGTTATTTCCCGGGAAACATTACGGCAGGCGCTCCTAGCGAGCCATTGAACATTCGAGTACAGGACGTACAGAGCATGCCCATCATCGTCCGGGACACTTCCACTGTTCATGATGCCGTAGTCACGTTATTTTTGGAGAATGTAGGAAGCCTGATTGTAGCTGATGACGAGGGGATGCTGCTTGGCGTCGTCTCGAGAAAAGATCTGTTGAAGGTAACGCTCGGCAATGCGGTGGCGGGAACGATGCCGGTCAGCTTCGTCATGACGCGCACGCCGCTGATTACCGTGAAGCCCGAGGATTCGATTATCGAGGCCGCCAAAAAGCTGGACGAGCATGATATCGATACGCTGCCTGTCGTTGTACAGCGCGGAGATGCGTCCAACGACAAATGGGAAGTCGTTGGACGGATATCCAAGACGACGATCCTGAAAGTATTTCTTCGCCAGATGAAGGGCAGGTAA